Proteins co-encoded in one Flavobacterium sp. M31R6 genomic window:
- a CDS encoding ATP-binding protein, with translation MKHFLLFTVFFHSLLYSQIENKVDSVTYYSKLASENIKNNNYKEGLSYTQKSIDYCKKNKNIEAQASQTFNLGKIYFDLNLHNDAIELLSKSIVLFNSISKKPNDKVALAYYYISLSCVERKNYILAESSILKTEEIQKKLKIKDKADLIRLQKGVLSKLRGDTALASILFNDIIAKPDSPDLTNSKAEAFYQMGTIEAANNRYNLALNYFNRALELNKETKNLNQKSNILLALSLVYDKLLDKSTAYTYLKKHLNLKESIVLANEEKLGTNDYETFKESQRKKEELLIEKENREKEKADKFSKLISILAIAIISILSLLSLSLYKNNIIRNQTNSLLKEKNNELIAAKNKAEEASKARSEFLSTVSHELRTPLNAINGITHLLLEEHPKKSQMHYLSSLKFSGNYLTNFINDILEINKIESNKLEIEYINFNLKQLLGDIQNSLKEIATINNNKFILKIDSAIPENLIGDPTKLSQIFMNLINNALKFTNNGTVSVFARLRNYQNENATIFFQIIDTGIGIPEDKLKTVFESFSQGSVEINRKFGGTGLGLTIVKKLVRILGGRIRLKSIVGEGSTFSFELNFKVDSKPLLNKVVIKNYNPEIFKDKKILVVEDNKINQMITKKMLTNKAMKCTILDNGEEAIQILKSKAFDMVLMDVHLLGINGTIATQQIREFDTKTPILALTAISLNENREMLLSFGMTDVITKPFVAEDFYSIIAQNITNS, from the coding sequence ATGAAACACTTTTTATTATTTACTGTTTTTTTTCATTCACTGCTCTATTCTCAAATAGAGAATAAAGTAGACAGCGTTACTTATTACTCTAAATTAGCGAGCGAGAATATTAAAAACAATAATTATAAAGAGGGTTTATCATACACTCAAAAATCAATCGATTATTGCAAAAAAAATAAAAATATTGAGGCACAAGCTTCGCAAACATTCAACTTAGGTAAAATATATTTTGACCTAAACCTCCATAATGATGCTATCGAATTATTAAGCAAAAGTATTGTATTATTTAACAGTATTTCCAAAAAGCCCAACGATAAAGTCGCTCTTGCCTATTACTATATAAGCTTGTCCTGCGTAGAGAGAAAAAACTACATCCTTGCTGAAAGTTCTATTCTCAAAACCGAAGAAATTCAAAAAAAATTAAAAATAAAGGATAAGGCGGATCTGATCAGACTACAAAAAGGAGTACTTTCAAAATTAAGGGGCGACACTGCATTGGCCTCAATCCTTTTTAACGATATTATTGCAAAACCAGACAGTCCTGACTTAACAAATTCAAAAGCCGAAGCCTTTTATCAAATGGGAACAATTGAAGCTGCCAACAATAGATATAACCTGGCTCTGAATTACTTCAACCGAGCTTTAGAATTAAATAAGGAAACTAAAAACCTAAATCAAAAGTCTAATATTTTATTGGCCTTAAGCTTGGTTTATGACAAATTACTGGACAAATCTACCGCCTATACCTACTTAAAAAAACACCTGAATCTAAAGGAAAGCATAGTGCTTGCAAATGAAGAAAAACTTGGCACTAACGACTATGAAACTTTTAAAGAATCTCAACGAAAAAAAGAAGAATTATTAATTGAAAAAGAAAATAGAGAAAAGGAAAAAGCAGATAAATTTTCCAAGCTCATCAGTATTTTGGCTATTGCAATTATTTCAATTTTATCACTTTTGAGTTTATCACTTTATAAGAACAACATCATTCGTAATCAAACCAATTCATTATTGAAAGAAAAAAACAATGAATTAATTGCGGCCAAGAACAAAGCCGAAGAGGCTTCAAAAGCAAGATCTGAATTTCTATCTACAGTGAGTCACGAGCTCCGAACACCATTAAATGCAATCAATGGAATTACGCACCTATTATTGGAAGAACATCCAAAAAAATCACAGATGCATTATTTGTCTTCATTAAAATTTTCAGGCAACTACTTAACTAACTTTATCAATGATATCTTAGAAATAAATAAAATTGAATCCAATAAATTAGAAATAGAATACATTAATTTTAATCTCAAACAATTATTGGGAGATATCCAAAACTCGCTCAAAGAAATTGCCACTATAAACAACAATAAATTCATTCTCAAAATAGATTCTGCTATACCTGAAAATTTAATAGGCGACCCCACAAAACTGTCTCAAATTTTCATGAATTTAATCAATAATGCACTGAAATTTACCAATAATGGAACAGTCAGTGTATTTGCCCGGTTAAGAAATTATCAAAATGAAAATGCTACTATCTTTTTCCAAATCATTGATACGGGTATTGGAATTCCGGAAGATAAATTAAAAACAGTCTTCGAAAGTTTCTCACAAGGATCCGTAGAAATCAATAGAAAATTTGGAGGTACGGGATTAGGATTAACCATTGTGAAAAAATTGGTTCGTATCTTAGGAGGTCGAATAAGGCTGAAAAGCATTGTTGGTGAAGGCTCTACTTTTTCTTTTGAATTGAATTTCAAAGTAGACAGCAAACCTTTGCTAAATAAAGTTGTAATCAAAAATTACAATCCAGAAATCTTCAAAGACAAAAAAATATTGGTGGTTGAAGACAACAAAATCAACCAAATGATTACCAAAAAAATGTTGACAAATAAAGCGATGAAATGTACCATTTTAGACAATGGTGAAGAGGCTATTCAAATACTAAAAAGCAAAGCATTCGACATGGTCTTAATGGATGTTCATTTGTTGGGAATCAACGGTACAATCGCAACACAACAAATTAGGGAGTTTGACACCAAAACCCCTATACTTGCCCTTACAGCTATTTCATTAAATGAAAACAGGGAAATGTTACTTTCTTTTGGCATGACAGATGTAATCACAAAACCATTTGTAGCCGAAGATTTTTACTCCATTATTGCCCAAAACATAACCAATTCCTAA
- a CDS encoding purine-nucleoside phosphorylase, with the protein MWEKVQETVSYIKAKINFTPEFGVILGSGLGGFTDDIIIEYTLPYEEIPNFPISTVQGHKGALVFGTIGGKKVVAMQGRFHFYEGYSMKEVTFPVRVMKYLGIEKLIVSNASGGVNPNYKVGSIVIIKDHINFMPEHPLRGKNDERFGPRFVNMSQPYSVEMIAKAKEIAQELSIEVHDGIYFGLQGPTFETLSEYRMVKIMGADCVGMSTVPEVIVARHMELETFGVSIITDMGDAESILTISHDEVLAAAKNAEPQLRKLIKELIVRD; encoded by the coding sequence ATGTGGGAGAAAGTACAAGAAACCGTTAGTTATATAAAAGCTAAAATAAATTTCACGCCTGAATTTGGTGTGATTTTGGGGTCTGGATTGGGCGGATTTACGGATGACATTATAATTGAATATACATTGCCGTATGAGGAAATTCCAAATTTTCCCATTTCGACTGTTCAAGGACATAAAGGGGCTTTAGTTTTTGGAACTATTGGTGGTAAAAAAGTGGTGGCCATGCAAGGGCGTTTTCATTTTTACGAAGGATATTCCATGAAAGAGGTGACTTTTCCGGTTCGTGTGATGAAGTATTTGGGTATTGAAAAGTTAATAGTTTCCAATGCCTCTGGAGGTGTAAATCCGAATTACAAAGTGGGTTCGATTGTGATTATTAAAGATCATATCAATTTTATGCCAGAGCATCCTTTGCGAGGGAAAAACGATGAACGTTTTGGGCCAAGGTTTGTGAATATGAGCCAACCGTATTCTGTTGAAATGATTGCTAAGGCAAAAGAAATAGCACAAGAATTAAGTATTGAAGTTCATGATGGGATTTATTTTGGACTGCAAGGACCAACATTTGAAACCTTATCTGAATATAGAATGGTTAAGATTATGGGTGCCGATTGTGTAGGAATGTCAACGGTTCCGGAGGTAATTGTGGCTCGTCATATGGAATTGGAAACGTTTGGTGTTTCTATTATCACTGATATGGGAGATGCCGAAAGTATACTGACTATTTCGCATGATGAGGTTTTGGCGGCAGCGAAAAATGCAGAACCCCAATTGCGTAAGCTTATCAAAGAATTGATTGTAAGGGATTAG
- the lpxK gene encoding tetraacyldisaccharide 4'-kinase yields the protein MNLLRKILFPFAILYGFITSVRNFLFDTGILKSYSFDLPVIAVGNLSVGGTGKTPQIEYLIRLLSDKYKVATLSRGYKRQSEGFVLANSNSNALELGDEPFQFYQKFKNIQVAVDANRKNGIEHLLSNSNSPEVILLDDAFQHRKVKAGFYIMLTSYGDLYCNDFMLPTGNLRESRSGVQRANIVIVTKCPSNLSLKDQKAIKKQLNLSSNQSLFFTFIDYDDVVYSDEKTIKVTEVKSMDKILLAGIAKPESFFAHLKKENDECLTFADHHHFSESELQEIKKKAGDKIIVTTEKDYVRLKGSILSKQLYFLPIKSSFLSDGDNFDKNILKYVGESTRNR from the coding sequence ATGAATTTACTGCGAAAAATATTGTTCCCATTTGCCATTTTGTATGGCTTTATCACCAGTGTTCGGAATTTTCTTTTCGATACAGGAATTTTAAAATCCTATTCTTTTGATTTGCCCGTTATAGCAGTGGGAAATCTAAGTGTGGGTGGAACGGGAAAGACTCCTCAAATTGAATACTTGATTCGGTTGCTCTCGGATAAGTATAAAGTCGCAACATTAAGCAGGGGTTATAAAAGACAATCCGAAGGATTTGTTTTGGCTAATTCAAATTCAAATGCTTTAGAATTGGGTGATGAACCGTTTCAGTTTTATCAAAAATTCAAAAACATTCAGGTAGCAGTTGATGCCAACAGAAAGAATGGAATCGAGCATTTGCTTTCCAATTCGAATTCTCCAGAGGTTATTTTATTGGATGATGCTTTTCAGCACAGAAAGGTGAAAGCAGGGTTTTATATCATGCTTACTTCTTATGGTGATTTGTACTGCAATGATTTTATGTTGCCCACCGGAAATTTAAGAGAGAGTAGAAGTGGAGTGCAAAGAGCCAATATTGTTATTGTCACAAAATGCCCATCAAATCTTTCTTTGAAAGATCAAAAAGCAATAAAAAAACAACTGAATCTCTCTTCAAATCAAAGTTTGTTCTTTACCTTTATTGACTATGATGATGTAGTTTATTCCGACGAAAAAACGATAAAAGTTACAGAAGTAAAAAGTATGGATAAAATACTTTTGGCGGGGATAGCGAAGCCCGAATCGTTTTTTGCCCATTTGAAAAAAGAAAATGACGAATGTTTGACTTTTGCAGATCATCATCATTTTAGCGAAAGCGAATTGCAGGAAATTAAGAAAAAAGCAGGAGATAAGATTATTGTAACAACCGAAAAAGATTATGTGCGTTTGAAAGGAAGTATTTTAAGTAAACAGCTATATTTTTTACCTATAAAAAGTTCGTTTCTTTCAGATGGTGATAATTTTGATAAAAATATTTTGAAGTATGTGGGAGAAAGTACAAGAAACCGTTAG
- a CDS encoding tetratricopeptide repeat protein has protein sequence MKKNYIIGITLLLFAGTIQAQKDKIKAAEKEMNSGNLQNAVIILKSIEYQIYNSNDEDKTLFYFVQGSSYLGLADKNIEEGKNLALAAKSFQELIKAESESGKIKYSSQVQVSFKSIKGRLVNSAIKDSKADKFIECGSKLYEAYLMDKKDTINLYYAASAFVSGKDFTSALKHYETLKTINYSGIGTNYYAYNKTTQVDDSFPTANERDIFVKAGTHEKPRTEKGLSKRGEIYKNIALIYVQNGETEKAKKAISDARKKNPEDYSLALTEADLYLESKDYDLYKKMVAAILEKNPNDVNLVFNLGVLSAKANNPTEAETFYLKAISIDPQYIKAYINLSVLKLEGLKTINDEMDKLGASAKDMKKYNVLKTKKEEIYKGVIPYLKKAVEIDPKDKEILQSLLSVYNALDMTAEYKDLKAKAVY, from the coding sequence ATGAAAAAAAACTACATTATTGGTATTACATTGTTATTGTTTGCAGGAACTATTCAAGCTCAAAAAGATAAAATAAAAGCAGCTGAAAAAGAAATGAATAGTGGGAATCTTCAGAATGCCGTTATTATCCTTAAAAGTATCGAATATCAAATCTATAATTCGAATGATGAAGACAAAACCTTATTTTATTTTGTTCAAGGAAGTTCTTATTTAGGATTGGCCGATAAAAATATTGAAGAGGGAAAAAATTTAGCTTTGGCTGCAAAATCTTTCCAAGAATTAATCAAAGCCGAATCCGAATCAGGAAAAATAAAATATTCCAGTCAGGTGCAAGTTTCCTTTAAAAGTATTAAAGGACGATTAGTAAATAGTGCAATAAAAGATTCCAAAGCAGACAAATTTATTGAATGTGGCTCAAAACTCTACGAAGCCTATTTAATGGACAAGAAAGACACAATTAACTTATATTATGCAGCATCGGCCTTTGTAAGTGGAAAAGATTTTACTTCCGCACTTAAACACTACGAAACACTTAAAACCATCAATTATTCTGGAATTGGAACAAATTATTATGCATATAATAAAACAACACAAGTAGACGATAGCTTCCCGACAGCTAATGAAAGAGACATTTTTGTTAAAGCTGGCACCCATGAAAAACCAAGAACCGAAAAAGGATTATCAAAAAGAGGCGAAATTTATAAAAACATTGCCTTGATTTATGTTCAAAACGGGGAAACAGAAAAGGCTAAAAAAGCAATTTCGGATGCACGGAAAAAAAATCCAGAGGACTATTCATTGGCTTTAACAGAAGCAGACTTATATTTAGAATCAAAAGACTATGATTTGTACAAAAAAATGGTAGCTGCTATTTTGGAAAAGAACCCAAATGATGTGAATTTAGTTTTCAATCTAGGAGTACTAAGCGCAAAAGCAAATAATCCAACCGAAGCCGAAACTTTTTACTTGAAAGCAATTTCTATTGACCCGCAATACATTAAAGCTTACATTAATTTATCTGTTTTAAAACTGGAAGGACTAAAAACAATAAATGATGAAATGGATAAATTAGGAGCTTCTGCAAAAGACATGAAAAAATACAATGTCTTAAAAACAAAAAAAGAAGAAATTTATAAAGGCGTAATTCCTTACCTCAAAAAAGCAGTCGAAATAGACCCGAAAGACAAAGAGATTTTACAAAGTCTTTTGAGCGTGTACAATGCTTTGGATATGACAGCCGAATATAAAGACTTAAAAGCTAAAGCTGTTTATTAA
- a CDS encoding Nif3-like dinuclear metal center hexameric protein, translating into MTIKEILSVLEEMAPLAYAEDFDNVGLIIGNENTEATGVLVCHDALENVIDEAVAKKCNLIVCFHPILFNGIKKITGKNYVERAILKAIKNDIAIYAVHTALDNHPEGVNKIFCDTLELINTQILIPKQNHIRKLVTYTIRDNAEKVRNALFEAGAGSIGNYDKCSFNSEGTFTYQGNEKSEPTIGERGVMSRGTEVKIEVVYAKHLEAGIIKALRENHIYEEVATEIYNMKNTFNHIGLGMIGELEEAMDEKDFLLYAKDKMGANGIRHSAFTGKKIKKVAVLGGSGSFAIKNAIQAGADVFLTADLKYHQYYEAENQLLLADIGHFESERYTKEYIVDYLRKKILNFAIILSEENTNPVKYL; encoded by the coding sequence ATTACAATAAAAGAAATTCTTTCTGTTCTTGAAGAAATGGCTCCATTGGCTTATGCCGAAGATTTTGACAATGTAGGTTTAATAATAGGAAATGAAAATACCGAAGCAACAGGCGTTTTAGTTTGCCATGATGCTTTAGAAAATGTAATTGACGAGGCAGTTGCCAAAAAATGCAATTTGATTGTTTGTTTTCATCCTATTTTATTCAATGGTATAAAGAAAATAACCGGGAAAAATTATGTAGAACGCGCGATTCTCAAAGCTATAAAAAATGATATTGCCATTTATGCTGTCCATACCGCATTAGACAACCATCCAGAAGGCGTAAACAAAATATTTTGTGACACTTTAGAACTTATAAACACTCAAATCTTAATCCCAAAACAAAATCACATCCGAAAATTAGTTACCTACACCATCAGAGACAATGCCGAAAAAGTTCGAAATGCATTATTTGAAGCTGGAGCAGGAAGCATCGGAAATTATGACAAATGTAGTTTCAACTCTGAAGGGACTTTCACGTATCAAGGAAATGAAAAAAGCGAACCAACCATTGGCGAAAGAGGCGTGATGTCCAGAGGAACAGAGGTTAAAATCGAAGTTGTTTATGCCAAACATTTGGAAGCAGGAATTATAAAAGCACTGAGAGAAAATCACATCTATGAAGAGGTTGCTACCGAAATTTACAATATGAAAAACACCTTTAATCATATTGGTTTGGGAATGATTGGCGAACTGGAAGAAGCAATGGATGAAAAAGATTTTCTTTTGTATGCCAAAGACAAAATGGGAGCCAACGGAATTCGTCATTCGGCCTTTACAGGAAAAAAAATAAAAAAAGTGGCAGTCTTGGGTGGTTCAGGAAGTTTCGCCATAAAAAATGCCATTCAAGCCGGTGCTGATGTGTTTTTGACTGCTGATTTGAAATATCATCAGTATTACGAAGCCGAAAATCAACTTTTATTAGCCGATATTGGACATTTTGAAAGTGAACGCTATACAAAAGAGTATATTGTTGATTATCTTAGAAAAAAAATCCTTAATTTTGCAATCATTTTATCGGAAGAAAATACAAATCCAGTTAAGTACTTATAG
- a CDS encoding zinc ribbon domain-containing protein → MANTKELSVEDKLRAIYDLQLIDSRIDEIRNVRGELPLEVEDLEDEVAGLSTRSEKLKGELEVIENLIKEKKNAIDEHKEAVKKYTKQQESVRNNREFNSLTKEIEFQELEIQLAEKQIKEMKASIEHKKEVISSSKERLESKSSHLKHKKSELDAIMAETQKEEIFLTEKSAEYEALIEERLLVAYKRIRSSVRNGLAVVSIERGASAGSFFTIPPQTQVEIASRKKILIDEHSGRILVDSVLAEEEREKMEQLFSKF, encoded by the coding sequence ATGGCGAATACGAAAGAATTAAGTGTTGAGGACAAGTTAAGAGCAATTTACGATTTACAGCTAATTGACTCTAGAATTGACGAAATCAGAAACGTTAGAGGAGAACTTCCTTTAGAGGTTGAGGATTTAGAAGATGAAGTTGCAGGTTTAAGCACTCGTTCAGAGAAATTGAAAGGGGAATTAGAAGTTATCGAAAACCTTATCAAAGAAAAAAAGAATGCAATTGACGAACACAAAGAAGCTGTCAAAAAATACACTAAACAACAAGAAAGCGTTCGTAATAACCGCGAATTCAACTCTTTGACTAAAGAAATCGAATTTCAAGAATTAGAAATTCAATTGGCTGAAAAGCAAATCAAAGAAATGAAAGCTTCTATCGAGCATAAAAAAGAAGTGATTTCTTCTTCAAAAGAGAGATTGGAGTCTAAATCATCTCACTTGAAACATAAAAAATCAGAATTGGATGCTATCATGGCCGAAACTCAAAAAGAAGAAATCTTCTTGACTGAGAAATCTGCAGAATATGAAGCATTAATTGAAGAACGTTTATTAGTAGCCTACAAAAGAATCAGAAGCAGTGTTCGTAACGGACTAGCAGTTGTTTCTATCGAAAGAGGCGCATCAGCAGGATCATTCTTCACGATTCCACCACAAACACAAGTAGAAATTGCTTCAAGAAAGAAAATCTTAATCGATGAGCACTCCGGAAGAATCTTAGTCGACAGTGTTTTGGCTGAAGAAGAAAGAGAGAAAATGGAACAATTGTTTTCTAAATTCTAA
- a CDS encoding alpha/beta fold hydrolase codes for MSLKKSIRFLTVKSVGLYINLLSLIQPKKALHLSYTLFTNPRIGKIANDQLPKILQNTIKETFLHNEHQFQTYTWEGNNTRILLVHGWESNSARWEKTLPYLQKSGSTIIAIDAPAHGQSSGKEFNVPRYAEFINKAVEKYNPSIIIGHSIGGAACIYHQYLHPETSIEKMVILGAPSDLKTLIDNYIQMLSLNRKMFSLLEKRYLENFNFKLEDFSGGTFAKHIKIAGIIAHDTTDTVVAFEEGQKIASGWKKGKFITTQDLGHSMHDDDLYQEIYRFLFEAEE; via the coding sequence TTGAGTCTAAAAAAAAGCATCCGATTTCTAACAGTCAAATCCGTTGGTCTTTACATCAACCTACTCAGTTTGATTCAACCAAAAAAGGCGTTGCATTTATCCTATACACTGTTTACAAATCCCAGAATTGGAAAAATAGCCAATGACCAACTTCCAAAAATCCTGCAAAACACAATCAAAGAAACCTTCCTGCACAACGAACACCAGTTTCAAACCTATACGTGGGAAGGAAATAACACCAGAATCCTTTTAGTTCATGGCTGGGAAAGCAATTCGGCCCGTTGGGAGAAAACGCTACCCTATCTACAAAAATCCGGAAGCACCATCATTGCTATAGACGCTCCCGCTCACGGACAAAGCAGTGGTAAGGAATTCAACGTACCCCGTTATGCCGAGTTCATTAACAAAGCGGTCGAAAAATACAACCCAAGCATCATAATTGGTCACTCCATAGGTGGCGCGGCCTGTATCTATCATCAATATTTACACCCCGAAACTAGCATTGAAAAAATGGTGATTCTCGGTGCTCCCTCCGATTTAAAAACGTTGATCGACAATTATATCCAAATGTTGAGTCTCAATCGCAAAATGTTCAGCCTTTTAGAAAAACGCTATTTAGAAAATTTTAATTTTAAATTAGAAGATTTCTCCGGTGGCACATTTGCAAAACATATTAAAATCGCAGGAATCATTGCCCACGACACCACCGACACAGTAGTCGCATTTGAAGAAGGCCAAAAAATCGCAAGTGGCTGGAAAAAAGGAAAATTCATCACAACCCAAGATTTAGGCCATTCGATGCACGACGATGATTTGTACCAAGAAATATATCGCTTTTTATTTGAAGCCGAAGAATAG
- the rluF gene encoding 23S rRNA pseudouridine(2604) synthase RluF, translating to MEENLKRLNKFIGETGYCSRREADKFIEEGRVTINGVVPELGTKVSPDDEVRIDGKLIREKNEKPVYLAFYKPVGIECTTNLEVRNNIVDYINYPKRIFPIGRLDKASEGLIFMTNDGDIVNKILRARNNHEKEYTVTVNKPITDRFIERMGNGVPILDTVTRKCKVEQISKYIFKIILTQGLNRQIRRMCEYLGYEVTALKRIRIINISLDVPVGRYRDLTDAEIKELNALIEPSSKTEEASLPKTEAPKRRTEFIKRDDPRFKKRGDY from the coding sequence ATGGAAGAAAATCTAAAACGCCTCAATAAATTCATAGGAGAAACGGGCTATTGTTCCCGCCGAGAAGCCGATAAGTTTATAGAAGAAGGTCGAGTAACCATCAATGGAGTGGTACCAGAACTGGGAACCAAAGTTTCACCGGATGATGAAGTACGCATAGACGGAAAACTAATCCGTGAGAAAAACGAAAAACCAGTTTATCTGGCTTTCTACAAACCCGTAGGAATAGAATGCACCACCAATCTGGAGGTTCGCAATAACATTGTAGATTACATCAATTATCCAAAACGTATTTTCCCAATTGGCCGATTGGACAAAGCCAGTGAAGGTTTGATTTTTATGACCAATGACGGAGATATAGTCAACAAAATATTGCGTGCCAGAAACAATCACGAAAAAGAATATACTGTAACGGTAAACAAACCCATAACCGACCGTTTTATTGAGCGAATGGGGAATGGCGTACCTATTTTGGATACTGTTACCCGTAAATGTAAAGTAGAGCAGATCAGTAAATACATTTTCAAAATCATTTTAACACAAGGTCTGAATCGTCAAATTCGTAGAATGTGTGAATATTTAGGCTACGAAGTTACAGCCTTAAAACGTATCCGAATTATCAATATTTCACTAGACGTCCCAGTAGGTCGCTACCGCGATTTAACCGATGCTGAAATAAAAGAACTCAATGCTCTTATTGAGCCTTCTAGTAAAACCGAAGAAGCCAGCTTACCTAAAACAGAAGCTCCAAAACGAAGAACCGAATTCATCAAAAGAGACGACCCTCGATTTAAGAAAAGAGGAGATTATTAA
- a CDS encoding magnesium transporter CorA family protein, with translation MKAFYKNNNGLIESNEWTPNCWINIQCPSPIEKKYLLEELQIPEEFYNDIEDIDERPRIEVENGWTLIIIRIPVSTDNVKLPFNTIPVGVVFKGEICVTISFHKTEMLTDFVIYTQRKNKDIKDYFDLVLKLLLSSSVWYLKYLKQVNQKIKLAEDNLEESIKNEELQALLQIEKCLVFFMTSLKGNDILLHRIKNVKSQRDYYDPDLLEDVEIELRQAQETTNIYSDILTGMMDAYASVISNNLNAIMKQMTSISIILMIPTVIASLYGMNVPNNLEDNNYGMPIVILVSVLLSMFGVFLFKRKRWF, from the coding sequence ATGAAAGCTTTTTACAAAAACAATAACGGATTAATCGAGTCTAATGAATGGACTCCAAATTGCTGGATCAATATTCAATGCCCATCTCCAATAGAGAAAAAATACCTCCTGGAAGAATTGCAAATTCCTGAAGAATTCTACAATGATATTGAGGATATTGATGAAAGACCCCGTATAGAAGTTGAGAACGGTTGGACATTGATAATTATTAGAATCCCGGTAAGTACAGATAATGTGAAATTGCCTTTTAATACGATTCCGGTTGGAGTCGTTTTTAAAGGAGAAATTTGCGTTACCATTAGTTTTCATAAAACAGAAATGCTAACGGATTTTGTTATCTATACTCAACGTAAAAATAAAGATATCAAAGATTATTTTGATTTGGTTTTAAAGTTACTCTTATCATCAAGTGTTTGGTATTTAAAATATTTGAAACAGGTTAATCAAAAGATAAAATTAGCCGAGGATAATCTGGAAGAGTCTATTAAGAATGAAGAATTACAGGCTTTACTCCAAATAGAAAAATGTTTGGTGTTCTTTATGACTTCCTTGAAAGGTAATGATATATTGCTTCATAGAATCAAGAATGTCAAATCACAAAGGGATTATTATGACCCTGATTTGTTGGAAGATGTTGAGATTGAGTTGCGTCAAGCACAGGAAACAACAAATATTTACAGTGACATTCTAACAGGTATGATGGATGCTTATGCCTCAGTTATTTCCAATAATTTGAATGCCATTATGAAGCAAATGACTTCTATTTCGATCATTTTGATGATTCCTACGGTAATCGCTAGTTTGTATGGAATGAATGTGCCGAATAACCTTGAAGACAATAATTATGGTATGCCTATTGTTATACTTGTCTCTGTTTTACTATCTATGTTTGGTGTTTTCTTATTCAAAAGAAAACGATGGTTTTGA
- a CDS encoding bifunctional 5,10-methylenetetrahydrofolate dehydrogenase/5,10-methenyltetrahydrofolate cyclohydrolase, whose amino-acid sequence MQILDGKKTSQDIKNEIAAKVKTMKDNGEKVPHLAAVIVGTDGASLTYVGSKVRSCEQIGFESTLVSLPADITEDALLAKIKELNEDDNLDGYIVQLPLPKHIDEQKILMAIDPEKDVDGFHPANFGKMALDMETFLPATPFGIMELLERYKVETAGKHTVVIGRSHIVGRPMSILMSRKGYPGDSTVTLTHSRTKNIEEYTKSADIIITALGVPNYLKADMVKDGVVVIDVGITRVEDASHPKGYVITGDVDFDGVSKKSSFITPVPGGVGPMTIAMLLKNTLLAREIRSRK is encoded by the coding sequence ATGCAAATACTAGACGGAAAAAAAACATCGCAGGATATTAAAAATGAAATTGCTGCTAAAGTAAAAACAATGAAAGACAATGGGGAAAAAGTACCTCATTTGGCTGCTGTAATTGTCGGAACTGATGGAGCAAGTTTAACTTATGTGGGAAGCAAAGTACGTTCTTGTGAACAGATTGGCTTCGAATCTACATTGGTAAGTCTACCTGCCGATATTACCGAAGATGCATTACTTGCCAAGATTAAAGAATTAAACGAAGACGATAATTTGGATGGTTATATTGTTCAATTGCCATTGCCAAAACATATCGACGAGCAAAAAATACTTATGGCAATTGATCCTGAAAAAGATGTGGATGGTTTTCATCCTGCTAATTTTGGAAAAATGGCTTTGGATATGGAAACATTTTTGCCTGCAACACCGTTTGGAATAATGGAATTGTTAGAGCGATATAAAGTAGAAACTGCAGGTAAACATACCGTAGTTATTGGTCGTAGCCACATTGTGGGAAGACCTATGAGTATCTTGATGAGTCGCAAAGGTTATCCTGGGGATTCTACAGTAACACTTACTCACAGTAGAACTAAAAATATTGAAGAATATACTAAAAGTGCCGATATCATCATCACAGCTCTTGGTGTTCCAAATTACTTGAAAGCCGATATGGTGAAAGATGGAGTTGTAGTAATCGATGTTGGTATTACTAGAGTAGAAGACGCTTCACATCCAAAAGGATACGTAATAACAGGTGATGTTGATTTTGATGGAGTAAGTAAAAAATCTTCTTTTATAACTCCAGTTCCAGGAGGAGTAGGGCCAATGACTATCGCAATGTTGTTGAAAAATACGCTTTTGGCAAGAGAAATCAGAAGTAGAAAATAG